The DNA region CGATCAAAACCTTCGCGCAATTGCGCAAGGCTCAGTGCGTAATTGTGTTTTTTGCCGTATACCCATCCCAGCAGCACCATCAATTGCAAGGCACGCGCAATCACCGTTGCCCAGGCAGCACCGGCAACCCCCATGGCGGGAAAACCCCAGTTGCCACTGATCAGTGCGTAATTGAGCAGGATATTCACAATGGCAGCGACAACGCCGGCCAAGAGTGGCAATGCTGTCTGGCCCTGGGTGCGCAACGCAGCTTCGTAGATAACAATCCACTGCGTAATAATTAATACCGGTGCGGTGATAACCAGATACTGCGCGGCCAGGTCGACCACCTCCGGGTCCGGATTTATCCATCCCACCCAGGTATGGGCCGCGACACCAAACACCAGCATCAACGGGATCATGATGGCACTACCCACGACCAGGGTGACTGCCAGGGTGCGCTGGCAGCGATGGTAATCCCGTGCGCCGAGATATTGCGCCAGCAAAATACTGCAGCCTGTTGCCAGGCCACTCATCAACACTAACAACAAAAAGTGCATTTTTGCAGCAAGCCCAACCGCTGCAATCGCAGCAGAGCCCAGCACACCGACCATGATCACATCGGCCATTCCCAACAGGGATTGCAGGATCATCTGGGCAGCTACCGGAATGGCTAATACCAGAATGCTTTTCCAGAGCTGGCCTCGCCGGGAGAAATCCACACCTTTATGTTCTACCCAGCTCACTGGTATAACTCCATCCGGATTGCGAAAAACAGCTTAGCGTTCGGTTTGCGGGTTCGATTCCGCTGCTACCCAATGATCGACCAATACACTGCCAATCATATCGCCCTGCACATTCACCGAGGTGCGTATGGTATCGAGCAAGCGGTCAATGGGCAGGAGGATGGCAATGGCCTCAGCCGGCAACCCTACCGCTTGCAATACCATAACCATGGTGACCATCCCGGCGCTGGGAATTCCCGGCGCGCCCAGGGAGGCAACCATCGCCATTAGCATCACCACCAATTGCTGTCCCAGGCTCAGGTCGACACCGACCAAATTGGCAACAAAGAGCGCCGCCGCCGCTTCATAAAGTGCCGTACCGTCC from Cellvibrio japonicus Ueda107 includes:
- a CDS encoding MATE family efflux transporter; the encoded protein is MSWVEHKGVDFSRRGQLWKSILVLAIPVAAQMILQSLLGMADVIMVGVLGSAAIAAVGLAAKMHFLLLVLMSGLATGCSILLAQYLGARDYHRCQRTLAVTLVVGSAIMIPLMLVFGVAAHTWVGWINPDPEVVDLAAQYLVITAPVLIITQWIVIYEAALRTQGQTALPLLAGVVAAIVNILLNYALISGNWGFPAMGVAGAAWATVIARALQLMVLLGWVYGKKHNYALSLAQLREGFDRQQVARYLGFSLPLVANYAIWAIGNSTYHFVTGFAGTQALAVMGVIVPIESAFFALFVGLANASAVLVGRELGAGNNDNAWRLHQFFDRLTIVLLVVFSLSLWFLRPWIASIFDQLDAAATQLLLNTLAVFCLLVWVKIINMMRIIGVLRAGGDNRFTLITDTIVMWVFGLPIYMAAVFLSQLSFVYLYAFMFLEDGLKFIPVIRRVISRKWMNNLSER